The nucleotide sequence ACGATTTGAGCTTTGACGTGGAGACAAACGAGTTTTTGTTTATCACCGGCCCCAGCGGTGCGGGCAAATCCACTCTGATCAAGCTGTTGTACATGGGAGAGCGCATGAGCAGCGGATATGCCATTGTTGACGGCATGAATCTCACCCGTATGCATCGCCGGCAGATCCCGGTGCTGCGCCGCAAAATCGGGGTGATTTTCCAGGATTTCAAGCTGATTGCCCATCTCAATGTTTTCCAGAACGTGGCCCTGGTCATGGAGGCGGCCGGGTTTAAATCCCGCACCGAGATACGCCGTCGTGTCGGGGACCTGCTGGAACTGGTGGGGCTGGCCGACCAGGCAAAGGCCTATCCCCCGACCCTGTCCGGGGGGGAAAAGCAGCGGGCGGCCGTGGCCCGGGCCATGGTGGGCAAGCCGAAGATCATCCTGGCTGACGAGCCCACCGCGAGCCTGGATCCGGATGCGGCCGAAAGGGTGCTGCGGCTTTTGTGTGCCGCCCATTCCCGGGGGGCCACGGTGCTGATCACCACCCATGACCGGGAGCTGATTTCCCGGTTTGACACCCGGGTGATCCGTCTGCAAGGCGGGCGGCAGGTGGACGATGCTGCCGGGAATGCCGACGGGGTGTGTCCATGATGGATATGTTTCGCCGGGCTGCGGCCGATTTTGTCCGCCACCGCTTTCTTCACGGCACCTGTTTTCTCACCGTTTCCCTGTCCGTATTCATTGTCAGCGCATTTGGCTTGTTTCTGGTCAATGCCGGCGAGCTCATGGACGCCTGGCAGCAGGGAGTGCGTATCACCGCCTATCTTAAATCCGATATTTCCGGGCAGCAGGCGCTGGCCCTGGCCGGTGAGCTGGAGCAAAAACCGGAGGTGGCCTCGGTATCCCATGTTTCCGGAAAAGAGGGCCTTGAATGGCTCAAGGAGCAGATTGGCGGGCAGACCGATCTGTTGGCCGATCTTTCGGAAAACCCCTTGCCAGATGCCCTGGAAATCCGACCGGAACAGGGTCTTACAGGTGCTGATGCCTTTGATGCCCTTGCCAAATCCGTTTCCGCCAGGGCCGAAGTTGCAGACGTCGAGTACGGTCGCAACTGGCTTCACCGGTTTTACGGGGTTTACAACCTGTTCCGCATGACCGCAGCCGTGATGGCGGTCCTGGTGATTGTGGCCATCATGTTTATCGGGGCCAATACGTTCCGGCTGATTCTTTATTCCCGCCAGGAGGAAATCGAGATCACCCGGATCATTGGTGCGGATGAGACATTTGTGAAATACCCTCTTTATCTGGAGTCAATATTGCTGGGGCTCTGCGGGGCTGTGGCGGGACTGGGGCTTTTGTATGCGGCCTTTTTGTCGGTGATACCCCGGGTTTCCCCCGGAGGCCTTCTGCCGGTGTTTCAGATTCGTTTTCTTTCCCTGGGATGGATTCTCATGATTCTTATGGCGAGCATGTTTGTGGGGTGGGTAGGATGCTGGTTTACCGTCCGTCGATTCCTTCGCATTTAAGTCTGATTGTGCTCTGCCTGGCGGTGGTTTTTGCCTCGGCCCCGGCATACGGCACCCGCCTGCAGCAGTATGCGGTTGTGCAGGCCGACAGGTTAAACGTGCGCGCGGCTCCGGACACAAACGCCCGGATCATCCGGGTGCTGAAAAAAAATGAGCGAGTGCGCGTGCTCATGGAAAAAGGGGATTGGCTGCAGGTGGCAGCCGGTGAAAACCTCGGCTATATTTACGACCATGCCGGATACGTGGAAAGATTCACCGAGCACCGGGTCACGGATCAAACAGATAAGGATCTGGAACTGGCCATGGCCCGGGCACGGGAAATCGAGCGCCGTATCCGGGAAAAGCAAAAGGAGCTAAAGGCGGTTTCCCAAAAAAAAAGCGTGCTGACAAAAGACCTGGCCACCCTGGACCGGGAGGCCGCCCAAAATCGGCAGAAGCTGCAGTCCCTGATGAAGAAGGCTGAAGAAACCGGCGCCAGGATCCGCATGCTTGAAAATGAGGCCCGGGAACTGCGGCGGGAACTGGAGCGGCGAAAGACCCATGCCAA is from Desulfosalsimonas propionicica and encodes:
- the ftsE gene encoding cell division ATP-binding protein FtsE, with the translated sequence MTPTDPLDNRIIRFYQVSKHFGDSWALHDLSFDVETNEFLFITGPSGAGKSTLIKLLYMGERMSSGYAIVDGMNLTRMHRRQIPVLRRKIGVIFQDFKLIAHLNVFQNVALVMEAAGFKSRTEIRRRVGDLLELVGLADQAKAYPPTLSGGEKQRAAVARAMVGKPKIILADEPTASLDPDAAERVLRLLCAAHSRGATVLITTHDRELISRFDTRVIRLQGGRQVDDAAGNADGVCP
- a CDS encoding cell division protein FtsX, yielding MMDMFRRAAADFVRHRFLHGTCFLTVSLSVFIVSAFGLFLVNAGELMDAWQQGVRITAYLKSDISGQQALALAGELEQKPEVASVSHVSGKEGLEWLKEQIGGQTDLLADLSENPLPDALEIRPEQGLTGADAFDALAKSVSARAEVADVEYGRNWLHRFYGVYNLFRMTAAVMAVLVIVAIMFIGANTFRLILYSRQEEIEITRIIGADETFVKYPLYLESILLGLCGAVAGLGLLYAAFLSVIPRVSPGGLLPVFQIRFLSLGWILMILMASMFVGWVGCWFTVRRFLRI